The following is a genomic window from Benincasa hispida cultivar B227 chromosome 7, ASM972705v1, whole genome shotgun sequence.
atttagaaataataGTAAATATTACAGTCTGCGATAGACTGCGGTAAACTACTCTCCGTTTCTATTTTGATATAGATAGACAGTAGTATATCGTAGTCTATTGCAGATAGACAacgaaattttgctatatttataaatatttttgttcattttcttatatttgaaaacaactcttaATAAAATTCTATCCCCCAAATTTCattgtctttattattttaacgcttttttaaaaaacaaaactcaactaaaaggttaaaataattgtcaaaacatttgaaagttagCAATTAAGTTTGAAGTACGatttgataaattaaaagttttagaCAAACCTACAACAACTGATAGGATCTAATGGCAACACTAGAGAGTTGAATAAGGTTATCTACAAATTTTAACATTATGAAACTTTAATCAGTCCAAAGTTGAAAACTAAATATTGGGTGTATTTGGtttaacgtttaattttgaaaataagacattttaaaaattattgaagtatttgataaccattcaaaatagtttttaaaataatttgaaactatttttatcaaaagagtttaaataacaatgatttttttttataaaaacatttttttctctagttATACAAAACAGAccttaaactttaatttaaaaaaaaacacaaattaaTAATTCAAGTTAATAGCTAAATGCAAATTATATGTAAAGTAATAAATCGAACCTAACATGCAGTCTAAAAGTTAGAAATGAAATTAAGTACAGAAATAAaagaagttaaaagaaaaaagaaaacactgaaatttatagtggttcgacaaTTTGTCTACTTCATTCAACATGATCCCTTCTTAAGTATTTTACTGAAAAATTGTCTTACATGTGAGAAATGACCTTTTTTTTTCACCTAGACTAAAAAGAAATCCATATCATGTGCACAGCACGCTTTAATACAAAACCCAATAAAAAGctaaaattaaaacaatcaaTTTCTCGATCTATAGTAAACTGAATTAATGATTGAGATtaaatggagagagaaaatggtgTAGATTACatttaggaagaaaaaaaattgagaatgaGATTTTGGTATGAAGACTACATTACTCCCTTTTTTAATTCAAAGATTCTGGATACCACATGTTACAATCTCATTCGATTATACATGATCTTATCTttctcatcttctttttctttttctttttccttttcttttcatctctCTTCAACAACTGGCCACGGTTGGTCCATGCTTGCCACATCATCGACTACATCgaattttgttttcaatcttCTTTTATTCATATCTTTTTCGTTTGAACTTCAATTCGAACGATTGACgatgcaatgaaatcatctatTTAAActctacaagaaaaaaaaactttcaaacaCTAAAAAGTAATCAGTACAATAACTTGAGTTTGCCATCATCATCATACTTGATTTGATGAAAGCCCTAAAACTAAGACCTTTTACATCTCAAATTATTTGAGTGATGTTTATCGAGGCCATTtctttttacaaaatatacattaattaattgtcaaataaaaaaaaaatgaacaggAACTTGGGAATGGAATATGTTGATATGTACTTGATCCACATTCCATTGAAGTTGAATCCTGAAGTATGTAAAGTCCCAGTTGCAAAGGATGACATTTCTGCAATTGATCTCAAAGGAGTTTGGGACAAAATGGAAGAATGCCAAAACCTTTCTCTCACCAAAGCCATTGGTGTCAGTAATTTCTCTCCCAAAAGGCTTCAACAACTTCTTTCCTTTGCAAAAATACCCCCAATACTCAATCAGGTAATAATGcctctttttagtttttaattgttctatttaatttctttttacaaacttatttcataaaatcatttaataatacttttaatttaatataggTTGAGATGAGCCCACTTTGGCATCAAAATAAACTAAGAGAGTTTTGTAAAGCAAAAGGGATTCATGTAACGGCCTATTCTCCTCTAGGTGCAGTTGGGACTCATTGGGCCACGATAAAGTTGTGAGCTCTGATGTTATTGCTCAAATTGCCAAGGCCAAAGGCAAAACAACTGCTCAGGTATAAATCATTTCAATTTTACTTTTAGTTTCGAAACTTtcatgtttgtatcaaataaattacaCTTTTAGattcttgaattttattttaaagaaccTAATTGATAAATATCTCTAAACGTGTGAGAGCGCTTCAATCTTTCAATTATAGATTGCATTGAGATGGGTGTATGAGCAAGGGGTGAGCATAGTGGCAAAGAGCTTTGACAaagagagaatgagagaaaaCATTGACATTTTTGATTGGTCATTGAGTGAAGAGGAATCAGCTAAGATTGGCCAACTTCCTCAGCACAAAGCTGTTGTTTTGCCAATATTTATGGCCAACATGATGTGGTTCTTCACCTTGATGCTGAGCTTTGACTCTCTTTTCCTCTTATTGTTCTTTGCTTTCATAAACATACTATGCTCTTTTCTATCGCTAAATTTGTACAATAGAAAAGTTATGGATTATTATGTATGTGTCTTAATCTATCTTATCTTTTGTATTGTTTTGTAGACAAAAATATGGTTGAATTACAAATTCAAtctccaaatttgatgattgtttCTATCTTAAGCCATGAGTTTACTTCTTTGCATTTCTTGTGATTAAATTTGCATGCTAGTCACATTCATGTAGTTTTTAATATTCGCCGATTTGGGCACAACCAAGAAGATGATGAACTGCTATTTCTTGGTGAAGGAGCAAATCTCGTACAAAATAAATGTCTAACTCCACATGTTTGGTGTGAGAATGAAGAATAAAATTGGCACTGAGGTGAACAGCTCCTATGTTTTCACACGAGTTGAAGGAGAGGAAAAAGGTATTCCAAGTTTAGTAAGAAGAGATTTAACCTAGAGAAGCTCCATCGTAGCATTTGCAAGACAATGAAACTCTACTTCACAACTTGATCAAGATATAATGGAAAGCACCTTGCGAGTATGTAAAACCcaatttcaaacatcaaaacaatATGGGTAGGCCAAAACTTAAACGAAATTTCATGGATATTGCCAATATGAAACTTGAGGAACTCATGGGATCTCTACTTACTTTTGAGATGTATTTTGATAGGACACGTGTCAAGAAAAACCAAGGTATTGCCCTACAATCCTCGGTAAATTATCAGTTTGAAGGTAAATTTGTAGAATAAGAAGAATCTCTTGTTGACTCAATATCTTTTCTACATGAACAATTTTGCAAGGTTCTAAagcattttgaaaataaatctgGGAATTATGTGCCTATGCATGATAAAGAAAGTGGAAGCACATATTCAAATCCATATAGATCTCAGAATCAGAAGTAGAATGTTGATAAttcacaaaataaaagaaaatccttCTGGTGCAGGGAATGTGAAGGATATGGTCATTATCAATCTTAATGTCCAAATTTTCTCAAAAGAAAGAGTAAGAGTTATGTGTTAACTTTGTTTGATAAATATTCTGAAGATATTGGTGATTCTGAAGAAGATATCAAAGCCCTTTGTTAGTAACATTTCTGAGGATATTTATAGGGACAAAAATCAAGAAAAGTTGTGTAAGGACATTACTaacgaagaagatgaagattctCGTGAATCGATTGAAACTTCTTATCGTACTTTACACCAATAATGCTTAAAGGATGTAAAATTCATGGATATTCATAAAGAAAGAATTGAGTCGCTTATTTCTAATAATCATAAACTGATGACCACTGTCTCTGTTCTTAAACGTGAGCTAAATCAAGTCAAGACTGAGCTGGAATCTATATATAAATGTATAAAGATGTTGAACTCAGAAACAAATGATCTTGATAAGATATCGCATCAAGAGAAGAAAGTTGGTGATTTAAAAGGTCTTGAAACTTTAAAACAAAGAGAAGAGTTCATGATCAATCATTTCTAGAGGAAACAAAACATTACTGGTGGATGTAATTAGAAGCAGATGTCGACACATGTGTCCTCAACATCTGCTTCGACATCTTCTCCGTAGTTTGTAAAACATTCCAAGAGGGTGTTGATATACCATCATTGGGGTAAAAAAAGGTCATATTAgaccttattattttaaattaaatggttTTAGTGTCAATTTATCTTGGTTATCCTCTATACAGGTTAGCAAAAGTAATGACCGAAAGCTCTTTGCTCCTATGCTAAAATAGAAGTAGCGTGGAAAAGCAAAAGTTTGATACAATATGGTACTTATATCTTTTAGATTGTCCACAAAAGATGATTGGTACTTTGACAGTGGATGTTCTAGGCATATGACTTGTGAGAAGTATTTTGTgacaaatctcaaatttatgaaatttggcCAAGTGAATTTTGGTGTTGGTGCAACTAGAAAAATCTTGGAAAAGGGAATATGCAATATCCTAGTTCTCCCACCACTAGAAGATGCAATGTTTGTTGAAGGGCTCACTACTAACCTTATCAACATAAGTCAGTTATATGATCAGAGACTGCATGCTAACTTCACTGAAGATAAATGTCTTGCTACAGATGATATCAAAGCTCTTTTCTTGACAGGTATGCACTCTTCTAACAACTGTTATCTTTGGTCTCCTATTGTTACTAATGTTGTTTGCGATATGTCTAAACAAACTAAAATTGTATTTGGCATAAATGTCTTGGTCAATATTAGATCTGTTAAAAAAGTGTTAGGAAAGAATGTTATTGTTGGTTTACCCTATTTTCATGGTGTTCGCGAAGTCTTTTATGGGAACCGTCAAGCTAAAAAGCATATTAAAGCCTCTCACAAACAGGTTCCTCAAACTAACACTAACAGAGTTTTGTAGCTTCTGCACATGGATCTTAGGGGTCAAAAGCAATTTATTAGTTTTGGTGGAAAGTGCTATACCCTTATGTGTGTGGATGAATTTTCGAGGTACACTTGGGTTTGATTTGTTAGAGAAAAGTCTAACACTTTTTCTGCTTGTCAAACTTTGTATACTCAACTTCAGAGAGAAAAATACTTGAAGATTCTTCGCATCTATAGTGTCCATGAcaaagaatttgaaaatatgtaGTTCGttaaattttgttcttttgaagGAATACATCATAAGTTTTGAGGTCTTATTATTTTCCAATCAAATGGTGTGATTAAACATGAAAATAGGATCTTCTAAGAGATGGTTTGTGTTATGTTACATACCAAAAATCTTCCTCTTCAGTTCTAGGCTAAAGTTCCCAACATTGCACGTCATATTCTCAACTGAATTGCTCTTTTCCCATGTACGGTCTGCATAAATTATGAAGTTTGTAGGGGGAGAAAGACAAATATCcaatgtttttatatttttgacaATTCATGTTATATTCTAATAGATCGAAAACCTAGGCGAATATGGGATTTAAATCGTGACGAAGGTATTTTCTTAGGGTACTCTATAAATAGCAAGGCTTATAGAGTATTTAATAAACAAACTCGAAATGTAACAAGTCAATCAATGTTGTGATTAATGATGCTGCAGGTCCATTAGTTTCTACTATTGAGGAAGAAAAGATTCCAATATGCTTCCACTTGTCAATACAGATGTCCCTAACATCTCCCACTAACATGTTATCTAGCATGAATTTTAAAACATCAATGGAGAATAACCAGCCAACTTCTGAACAGGCTGAAACAAGTAACAAGCACCCATCCAGCAGAGTTCGTAAAAATCATCTCCCTAGTAACATCATTGGTAATCTTGATATAGGAGTGACTACTACAAATAAGGATAGGGTTGACTATCTCCAAATGATTAACAATAGTTGTTTTACATCTCCAATTGAAATTAAGAGTGTTAATGAAGCTCTATGGATTACTCTGGGCTTGTGCAAGATTGAATTATAGCAATTAacgaaaattttgatttgggtCATTTGATGCTTAGAGCCATAACCATAGTTGTTGGTGTGTATGCCTTAATTGAGAAAATCAATCTTCCTTGTGCAGGATATGCTAATTTGTCTGTTGTGATCCTTAAAAATGTCATTGTATCTGTCT
Proteins encoded in this region:
- the LOC120082065 gene encoding LOW QUALITY PROTEIN: D-galacturonate reductase-like (The sequence of the model RefSeq protein was modified relative to this genomic sequence to represent the inferred CDS: inserted 2 bases in 2 codons), whose amino-acid sequence is MGVVPMATLSNGQSIPVIGMGTMSMVGPEATKVAVVEAIRVGYRHFDTSYSYGSEKALGEGISEALGVGLIKSRDELFVTSKLASGFADPSLVLHGIKATLRNLGMEYVDMYLIHIPLKLNPEVCKVPVAKDDISAIDLKGVWDKMEECQNLSLTKAIGVSNFSPKRLQQLLSFAKIPPILNQVEMSPLWHQNKLREFCKAKGIHVTAYSPLGAVGTHWXHDKVVSSDVIAQIAKAKGKTTAQIALRWVYEQGVSIVAKSFDKERMRENIDIFDWSLSEEESAKIGQLPQHKAVXFANIYGQHDVVLHLDAEL